A genomic segment from Thermostichus lividus PCC 6715 encodes:
- a CDS encoding WecB/TagA/CpsF family glycosyltransferase, with amino-acid sequence MPEGYILGTRVTVTSYDDACDRLGEWIAAASGGYVVAANVHVVMTGVWQRDFQAVVNGARLVTADGMPLVWGLRLLGFANAQRVYGPALMLALCDRAVSEGWRIFLYGSTPEVLQRLQSNLETRFPGVKIVGSYAPPFRPLSAAEEAADRQRILASGADIVFVSLGCPKQERWMARQVAFLPAVLVGVGAAFSFHSGMVAQAPPWLMSLGLEWLFRLVQEPRRLWKRYLINNPAFIVLFSGQLLWHALHRRRRRESH; translated from the coding sequence ATGCCAGAGGGCTACATTTTAGGCACTCGCGTCACCGTTACGAGCTATGATGACGCCTGCGATCGCCTCGGTGAATGGATTGCAGCGGCTAGTGGTGGCTATGTGGTCGCAGCCAATGTCCATGTGGTGATGACTGGGGTATGGCAGCGGGATTTTCAAGCAGTGGTCAACGGAGCACGCCTCGTCACTGCCGATGGGATGCCCTTGGTGTGGGGGTTGCGGTTACTGGGCTTTGCGAATGCACAGCGGGTCTATGGCCCAGCATTGATGTTGGCGTTGTGCGATCGCGCCGTGAGTGAAGGCTGGCGAATTTTTCTCTACGGCAGCACGCCAGAGGTATTACAACGCCTACAGTCGAATCTTGAGACTCGGTTTCCGGGGGTGAAGATTGTTGGGAGCTATGCCCCGCCGTTCCGCCCCCTCAGTGCCGCGGAGGAGGCAGCCGATCGCCAACGAATTCTTGCCAGTGGGGCTGATATTGTGTTTGTGAGTTTAGGCTGTCCCAAGCAGGAACGGTGGATGGCACGGCAAGTGGCCTTCTTACCGGCTGTCCTTGTGGGGGTGGGTGCCGCCTTTAGCTTCCACAGTGGCATGGTTGCCCAAGCCCCCCCTTGGCTAATGTCCTTGGGGCTAGAATGGCTCTTTCGCTTGGTTCAAGAACCCCGTCGTCTTTGGAAACGCTACCTGATCAATAATCCAGCGTTTATCGTTCTTTTTTCTGGCCAATTACTGTGGCATGCCCTCCACCGACGGCGAAGACGTGAGTCCCATTGA
- a CDS encoding YcjF family protein, producing MAIAAGVIFLALSGWVAQHPWGWLVLLGLGLGYWYWWRSPRAATTVAPQLTLQPQQVNAELAQTRALLQELPAAAQAPLQHTYEQLQHRLNTPTVDICILGQSCRWVAHLARTVEGFGLPHCHLHQQSLATVPQADLVLLTVTGALTASEFEMVRVLVMGQYRLVIVWLPENMAELERVNVHLQQQLHQLSLKPEQLLCITPTDNTALATTLSQILSQERSSLVCSGTYRRAQQLHQQAQTALNAYRRERSQPIIERYQWLGAAATAVNPLPLLDLVMAGGLLVRLTWELGQIYHRSFRLADAEPIAKELLRLVVQLGAVELGTQSLGQWLKGHSVTYLAGSCLQGATAAYVLRLSGLSLIHYFETVPHVKDMPFSSYLRQSVQWARRQVGRSPLQALGASMGLTSSPSVEGMPQ from the coding sequence ATGGCCATTGCGGCAGGAGTGATTTTTTTAGCGCTTAGTGGTTGGGTCGCTCAACATCCTTGGGGATGGCTAGTGCTTCTTGGGTTAGGGCTAGGCTACTGGTACTGGTGGCGATCGCCTAGGGCAGCCACAACCGTTGCACCTCAGCTGACCCTGCAGCCACAGCAGGTCAACGCAGAACTGGCTCAAACCCGTGCCCTACTCCAAGAACTACCCGCTGCTGCTCAAGCGCCGTTGCAACACACCTACGAACAGCTGCAGCATCGCCTTAACACCCCCACCGTCGATATCTGTATCCTTGGCCAATCCTGCCGTTGGGTGGCACATCTTGCCCGTACTGTTGAAGGCTTTGGCCTACCCCACTGCCATTTGCACCAGCAATCCTTAGCCACCGTCCCCCAAGCAGACTTGGTTCTGTTGACAGTGACCGGTGCTCTCACCGCCAGTGAATTTGAAATGGTGCGGGTGCTGGTGATGGGTCAATATCGTCTTGTGATTGTTTGGTTGCCGGAAAACATGGCCGAACTGGAGCGGGTGAACGTTCATCTGCAGCAGCAACTCCACCAGTTAAGTCTGAAACCAGAGCAACTGCTGTGCATCACCCCTACCGACAACACGGCCTTGGCCACAACGCTATCTCAGATACTAAGTCAAGAGCGCTCTAGCTTGGTGTGCTCAGGCACCTATCGCCGTGCCCAACAACTTCATCAGCAGGCACAAACGGCATTGAACGCGTACCGCCGTGAGCGCTCACAGCCCATTATTGAGCGTTACCAATGGCTAGGCGCAGCGGCTACGGCTGTCAACCCCTTGCCCTTGCTGGATTTAGTCATGGCGGGTGGGCTACTGGTGCGCTTAACGTGGGAACTGGGGCAAATTTACCACCGTTCCTTTCGTCTGGCAGATGCAGAACCCATCGCCAAGGAACTTCTGCGGCTGGTGGTGCAGTTAGGGGCGGTGGAACTGGGCACGCAATCGCTGGGTCAGTGGCTCAAGGGTCATTCCGTGACCTACTTGGCGGGGAGCTGCTTACAGGGGGCAACTGCGGCCTACGTGTTGCGCTTAAGTGGTTTGAGTTTGATCCACTATTTTGAAACGGTGCCTCACGTTAAGGATATGCCCTTTTCATCATACCTACGCCAGAGTGTGCAGTGGGCGCGGCGGCAGGTGGGGCGATCGCCCCTTCAGGCGCTTGGAGCTTCAATGGGACTCACGTCTTCGCCGTCGGTGGAGGGCATGCCACAGTAA
- the pyrE gene encoding orotate phosphoribosyltransferase has protein sequence MEASLSDLRQELLQRLCHEAYRAGEFTLSSGQKSTYYINCKPVTLSARGAYLVGRLLLAHLAPEVTAVAGLTLGADPLVVAVSVLSNLQGQDRAALIVRKEAKGHGTMSFIEGPVLPPGSVVTVLEDVITTGGSALKAVERLQQAGYQVNEVLAIVDREAGGAAAFAAVGVPLRSLFAIRELQESLAAQQTP, from the coding sequence ATGGAAGCCTCATTGTCAGATCTGCGGCAGGAGCTATTGCAGCGTCTGTGCCACGAAGCCTACCGCGCAGGCGAGTTCACCCTCTCCTCTGGCCAAAAAAGCACCTACTACATCAACTGTAAGCCAGTCACGCTTTCGGCACGGGGAGCCTACCTCGTGGGTCGGTTGTTGTTAGCACACCTTGCACCCGAAGTCACAGCGGTGGCAGGGCTGACTCTTGGGGCTGACCCCTTAGTGGTGGCCGTGAGTGTGCTCTCGAATCTGCAAGGTCAGGATCGAGCGGCGTTAATTGTCCGCAAAGAGGCTAAAGGCCACGGCACGATGAGCTTTATTGAAGGCCCTGTGCTGCCGCCGGGATCGGTGGTCACTGTTTTGGAGGATGTGATTACCACCGGTGGCTCTGCCTTAAAAGCTGTAGAGCGCCTGCAACAGGCAGGGTATCAGGTCAATGAGGTGCTGGCGATCGTGGATCGCGAAGCGGGCGGCGCGGCTGCCTTTGCTGCTGTGGGAGTGCCCCTGCGATCGCTCTTTGCTATCCGCGAATTGCAAGAGTCTCTAGCTGCCCAGCAGACACCCTGA
- the cysS gene encoding cysteine--tRNA ligase: MPLRLYNTLSRSLEPFSSRVANVATIYACGVTVYDYCHLGHARSYVAWDVLRRYLTFLGYTVHYVQNFTDIDDKILRRAQETGESMATVSDRYIAAYHEDMARLNILPATAYPRATAVIPAIIELIQQLIDCDCAYVADGDVYYAVEKFPSYGKLSGRHLSQLMAGASGRVEEEDRRKRHPLDFALWKAAKPEEARVYEPWSAPWGKGRPGWHIECSAMVQQAFGATVDIHCGGMDLIFPHHENEIAQSEAVSQRPLARWWLHNGFVTVNTEKMSKSLGNFTTIRDLLQQGVEPMALRLLVLQAQYRKPLDFTDTALDAAAKGWQTLADALRANQALPLSATEAIAPKEHPSTAAFCAAMDDDLNTAAALAVLFDLAKSLNREQHRYLHGGQLERSPSALSADWQTLVSLAQVLGLEVSPADSSPCATGLSEKEIEALIQERQAARQAKNYAESDRLRDLLLAHGIKLVDQKDGSTHWFRVPATSSLS, from the coding sequence GTGCCTTTACGTTTGTACAACACACTGTCCCGGAGCCTTGAGCCGTTTAGCTCCCGTGTTGCTAATGTTGCTACCATCTATGCCTGTGGTGTCACTGTTTACGATTACTGCCACTTAGGTCATGCGCGCTCTTACGTGGCTTGGGATGTGCTGCGCCGCTACCTCACGTTTTTGGGGTACACCGTCCACTATGTTCAGAATTTCACCGATATTGACGATAAAATTCTCCGCCGTGCCCAAGAAACGGGGGAGTCAATGGCCACGGTTAGCGATCGCTACATTGCCGCCTACCACGAGGATATGGCGCGGCTGAATATTTTGCCCGCAACGGCTTACCCCCGTGCTACGGCGGTTATTCCAGCCATTATTGAACTCATTCAGCAACTGATTGATTGTGACTGCGCCTACGTTGCTGATGGGGATGTGTACTATGCGGTGGAGAAGTTTCCCAGTTATGGCAAGCTTTCGGGGCGGCATCTATCGCAACTGATGGCCGGAGCCAGTGGCCGGGTCGAGGAGGAGGATCGCCGCAAGCGCCACCCCCTTGACTTTGCTCTTTGGAAAGCGGCGAAGCCAGAGGAAGCAAGGGTCTATGAACCGTGGTCAGCCCCGTGGGGTAAGGGTCGGCCGGGCTGGCATATTGAATGCTCGGCAATGGTGCAGCAAGCCTTTGGGGCAACGGTAGATATTCACTGCGGCGGCATGGACTTGATTTTTCCGCACCATGAAAATGAAATTGCCCAGTCAGAAGCGGTGAGTCAACGCCCCTTGGCGCGCTGGTGGCTGCACAATGGGTTTGTAACGGTCAATACCGAGAAGATGTCAAAGTCGTTGGGGAACTTTACCACCATTCGTGACCTATTGCAGCAGGGGGTCGAGCCGATGGCATTACGATTGCTGGTGCTCCAAGCCCAATACCGCAAGCCCTTAGACTTTACCGATACTGCCCTTGATGCAGCGGCTAAGGGGTGGCAAACCCTTGCCGATGCGCTGCGGGCGAATCAAGCGTTACCCTTGTCGGCTACCGAGGCGATCGCCCCCAAGGAACACCCCAGTACGGCGGCCTTTTGCGCCGCCATGGATGACGATTTGAACACTGCGGCAGCGTTGGCGGTACTCTTTGATCTGGCCAAATCCCTCAATCGCGAGCAGCATCGCTATCTCCACGGTGGGCAGTTGGAGCGATCGCCCAGTGCCCTAAGTGCGGACTGGCAGACCCTTGTCAGTTTGGCGCAGGTGTTGGGCTTAGAGGTCAGCCCCGCTGATTCCTCTCCTTGTGCCACTGGTTTGAGTGAGAAGGAGATTGAAGCTCTCATTCAGGAGCGCCAAGCGGCTCGCCAAGCCAAGAACTATGCTGAAAGCGATCGCCTACGGGATCTATTGCTAGCTCACGGCATCAAGTTAGTTGATCAAAAAGATGGTAGTACCCACTGGTTTCGCGTCCCAGCCACCTCCTCCTTGTCCTAG
- the rpsN gene encoding 30S ribosomal protein S14, which yields MAKKSMIEREKKRQRLVTKYAAKRQELKAQLAMAETQEEVMSIHRQLQQLPRNSAPSRLRNRCWLTGRPRGYFRDFGLCRNALRDMAHQGLLPGVVKSSW from the coding sequence ATGGCCAAAAAAAGCATGATCGAACGCGAGAAAAAACGCCAGCGCCTAGTGACCAAGTATGCCGCCAAACGGCAGGAACTCAAAGCGCAACTAGCAATGGCGGAAACTCAAGAAGAGGTCATGAGCATTCACCGTCAACTCCAGCAACTTCCCCGTAATAGCGCTCCGTCGCGGCTACGCAATCGCTGCTGGCTCACTGGTCGTCCGCGGGGGTACTTCCGAGATTTTGGTCTTTGCCGCAACGCCCTGCGGGATATGGCACACCAAGGGTTGCTGCCAGGCGTTGTTAAGTCAAGCTGGTAA
- the aat gene encoding leucyl/phenylalanyl-tRNA--protein transferase — MFKSPIPNLNADRVRRLIIEQGYAQGYFLMGEGDDLAWYSTRQRTLIPLDQRFRYPKSLQRVLNQNRFQVAINRNFAAVVAGCAARPETWITPKLQAIYHLLHQTGWAVSFETWQGDELAGGILGIVLGGAFIGESMFYRIPDGSKVALVKLVAHLRTRGFVLFDAQLQNPHLERFGAYTVTQAEYQQLLGQALECKVNFLLPA, encoded by the coding sequence ATGTTCAAATCCCCTATCCCCAACTTAAATGCAGATCGGGTTCGGCGGCTGATTATTGAGCAGGGCTATGCCCAAGGCTATTTTTTGATGGGGGAGGGCGATGACCTCGCGTGGTACAGCACTCGACAGCGAACACTCATACCGTTGGATCAGCGGTTTCGCTATCCTAAGTCGCTACAGCGGGTTCTGAACCAAAATCGCTTTCAGGTAGCCATTAACCGTAATTTTGCCGCAGTGGTAGCAGGCTGTGCTGCGCGCCCAGAGACATGGATCACCCCAAAGCTACAAGCAATCTACCACCTGCTGCACCAGACAGGCTGGGCGGTTAGTTTTGAGACTTGGCAAGGGGATGAGCTGGCTGGGGGAATTCTTGGGATTGTCCTAGGTGGTGCGTTTATCGGCGAGTCGATGTTTTACCGCATTCCCGATGGCTCGAAAGTCGCCCTAGTTAAGCTGGTAGCGCATTTGCGCACAAGAGGGTTTGTTCTTTTTGATGCCCAACTACAAAACCCCCACCTAGAACGCTTTGGGGCTTACACAGTTACCCAAGCGGAGTACCAGCAGTTGCTAGGGCAGGCCTTAGAGTGCAAGGTCAATTTTTTATTACCAGCTTGA
- a CDS encoding pentapeptide repeat-containing protein, whose protein sequence is MTCLSAIREAYRYWHWLVALVLALLFIVLTPTGAIAEDYTKEALINVDFSGQDLRDSQFTKANLFHSNLSHTNLQGVSFFAANLEAANLEGADLRYATLDTARLTKANLTNAILEGAFAFNTKFDGALITGADFTDVDLREDAQRMLCEVASGRNPVTGRDTRDTLHCEDFAS, encoded by the coding sequence ATGACATGTCTATCTGCAATCCGAGAGGCTTACCGCTACTGGCATTGGCTTGTGGCGCTGGTGCTCGCACTGCTATTCATTGTTTTAACCCCTACCGGGGCGATCGCCGAGGACTACACCAAAGAAGCACTGATTAATGTGGACTTTTCTGGACAAGATTTGCGGGACTCACAGTTCACCAAGGCCAATCTTTTCCACAGCAATCTTAGCCACACCAACCTGCAAGGGGTGAGCTTTTTTGCCGCTAATCTGGAAGCGGCCAATCTAGAAGGCGCCGATCTGCGCTACGCCACCCTAGATACCGCGCGGCTTACGAAAGCAAACCTCACCAATGCCATCCTTGAAGGAGCCTTTGCCTTTAATACCAAGTTTGATGGCGCGCTGATCACGGGCGCAGATTTTACGGATGTCGATCTGCGCGAAGATGCCCAGCGGATGTTGTGTGAAGTGGCTAGTGGCCGTAATCCCGTCACCGGACGAGACACGCGGGACACCCTCCACTGTGAGGATTTTGCCTCCTAG
- a CDS encoding SDR family oxidoreductase — MNVFIVGGTGTLGRQIVRRALDEGHQVHCLVRSPAKATFLREWGATLLQGNLCYPESIVDALKYCGASVIIDAATTRPTDTLTIEAVDWQGKVNLIQAAQAADIQHFIFFSIMGAQDYPHVPLMQIKQCTEDFLRESGLNYTILRPSGFFQGIIGQYAIPILENHSIWVMGESTAIAYMDTQDVAKFAVRCLDRAATYGQAFDLAGPEAWTADQIIKLCENLSGQEAKITRLPIGVLRATRQLTQWFQWTWNISDRLAFTEVIASGTSLNAPMEEVYRVFDLDPTETLTLEAYLQEYFTRILRKLKELDYEKVKQKKASRKRSPFKSTP, encoded by the coding sequence ATGAATGTATTTATTGTGGGCGGAACAGGCACGCTAGGGCGGCAGATCGTGCGCCGTGCGTTAGACGAGGGGCATCAAGTTCATTGCTTAGTGCGCAGTCCTGCCAAGGCTACATTTTTGCGGGAGTGGGGAGCAACGCTACTACAGGGAAACCTCTGCTATCCAGAGAGTATTGTGGACGCGCTGAAGTACTGCGGCGCATCGGTCATCATTGACGCGGCGACCACCCGCCCCACCGATACCCTCACCATTGAAGCTGTAGATTGGCAAGGGAAAGTCAACCTAATCCAAGCTGCGCAAGCGGCGGATATTCAGCATTTTATCTTTTTCTCCATCATGGGCGCACAGGACTATCCCCATGTGCCTCTGATGCAAATTAAGCAGTGCACCGAAGATTTTTTGCGGGAGTCGGGGCTAAACTACACTATCTTACGTCCCAGCGGCTTTTTTCAAGGGATCATTGGCCAGTATGCTATTCCCATTCTCGAAAATCACTCCATTTGGGTCATGGGAGAGTCCACCGCCATTGCCTATATGGATACCCAAGATGTCGCTAAGTTTGCAGTACGCTGCTTAGATCGAGCGGCCACCTATGGCCAAGCCTTTGATCTCGCGGGGCCGGAGGCATGGACAGCGGATCAAATTATTAAGCTATGTGAAAATCTCTCAGGACAGGAGGCTAAAATTACCCGCCTGCCCATTGGGGTGCTGCGGGCAACCCGCCAACTCACCCAGTGGTTTCAGTGGACATGGAACATTAGCGATCGCCTCGCCTTTACGGAGGTCATTGCCAGCGGCACGTCTCTGAACGCCCCCATGGAGGAGGTATACCGTGTGTTTGACCTTGATCCCACAGAAACCCTCACCCTCGAAGCGTACTTACAGGAGTATTTCACGCGAATTCTGCGTAAACTCAAAGAACTGGATTACGAAAAAGTGAAACAGAAAAAGGCTTCACGAAAGCGGAGTCCATTCAAATCAACCCCCTAG
- a CDS encoding NAD(+) kinase: MKAGIIYNEGKPVAAELAIHVRQLLERQGWDVQVATGIGGILGYSRPDSPVCHTPIDHLVPPGFDGTMTFAVVLGGDGTVLSAFRQLAPCEIPLLTINTGHLGFLTEGYVEDLDPALEQVLRGDYSIEDRTMLTVQVLRDRTVIWEALSLNEMVIHKEPLTGMCHFEVDVGAHARVDIAADGLILSTPTGSTAYALSAGGPVITPGVAALQLVPICPHSLASRALVFANSEPVWIYPANPFKHLILVVDGNAGCYIQPEDQVFVQQAPYRARFIRLRSPEFFHVLRQKLGWGLPHVAKPRRDDPCQ, translated from the coding sequence GTGAAGGCGGGGATCATTTACAACGAAGGCAAGCCCGTGGCTGCGGAACTAGCCATCCACGTCCGCCAACTGCTAGAGCGCCAAGGCTGGGATGTTCAGGTTGCCACCGGAATTGGCGGGATCTTGGGCTACTCGCGTCCAGATAGTCCAGTGTGTCATACCCCCATTGATCATTTAGTCCCGCCGGGCTTTGATGGAACGATGACCTTTGCTGTCGTTCTGGGAGGGGATGGTACGGTGTTGTCAGCCTTCCGCCAGCTTGCCCCCTGCGAAATTCCTCTGTTAACCATTAACACCGGTCATTTGGGGTTTTTAACCGAAGGCTATGTGGAAGACCTTGACCCAGCCCTTGAGCAAGTGTTGCGAGGGGACTACAGCATTGAAGACCGGACAATGCTGACGGTACAGGTACTGCGCGATCGCACCGTCATATGGGAAGCGCTGTCCCTCAACGAAATGGTGATTCACAAAGAACCCCTTACCGGCATGTGCCACTTTGAGGTCGATGTGGGTGCCCATGCGCGGGTGGATATTGCCGCAGATGGCTTAATTCTTTCAACCCCCACCGGCTCCACCGCCTACGCCCTATCGGCAGGGGGGCCGGTGATTACCCCCGGTGTAGCTGCACTGCAACTGGTGCCCATCTGTCCCCATTCCTTAGCGTCCCGCGCCCTTGTCTTTGCCAATAGTGAGCCAGTGTGGATCTATCCGGCAAACCCCTTTAAGCATTTAATCTTGGTGGTAGATGGCAATGCAGGCTGCTACATTCAACCGGAAGATCAAGTCTTTGTCCAGCAAGCTCCCTATCGTGCCCGTTTTATTCGCTTGCGCTCCCCAGAATTTTTCCATGTGCTGCGGCAAAAACTGGGCTGGGGGTTGCCCCATGTTGCAAAACCTCGTCGGGACGATCCATGCCAATGA
- the ligA gene encoding NAD-dependent DNA ligase LigA, whose translation MPRETVASRIQQLRHLLQKASYAYYALDRPIMEDAVYDQLYRELQDLEAAHPEYITADSPTQRVGEAPVSQFASVVHRIPLYSLENAFTLADMVAWQERWQRYWRNLTGDSPPAAAYICELKMDGVALALTYENGLLVRGATRGDGTRGEEITSNVRTIRAIPLRLNLETPPAILEVRGEAFLGLDRFHQLNQERQAQGEPPFANPRNAAAGTLRQLEPRVVAQRQLDFFAYALHLPDGGVVPLDPQRQTYGQPQSQRHVLTALQQLGFRVNPEYAECPTLEAVQAYYNHWQTARHDLPYLTDGIVVKLNDLSLQRQLGFTQKFPRGCIAWKYEPEQAITDVVAITVQVGRTGALTPVAELEPVLLAGTTVSRATLHNGDRIAELDLHIGDKVVIHKAGEIIPEIVRVFPELRPETAEPFQMPSHCPECHSPVVRPADEVVTRCVNPQCPAIVRGQILHWASRDALDIQGLGEKLVQQLVASQRVRTAADLYRLRLEDLVNLERMAAKSAQKLLQAIAQSKTQPWPRVLYGLGIRHVGSVNAQLLAEAFPDVDQLACAPHEAICAIHGIGPEIGQAVYDWFRTPAHQALIQDLKTLGLQLAQHPAITPDQPLRGKRFVITGTLPTLSRNQAKQLIQDHGGKVSESVSAQTDYVVVGENAGSKLRRAEALGIPCLNETELIEMCHSAKIRGSTEPLARRIF comes from the coding sequence ATGCCAAGGGAAACAGTTGCCAGCCGCATTCAGCAGTTGCGACATCTGCTCCAAAAGGCGAGCTACGCTTACTATGCCCTCGATCGCCCCATTATGGAGGATGCGGTTTACGACCAACTCTACCGCGAACTACAGGATCTGGAGGCAGCGCATCCCGAGTATATTACCGCCGATAGCCCCACCCAGCGGGTCGGGGAAGCACCGGTCAGCCAGTTTGCCAGTGTCGTGCACCGCATTCCCCTCTATAGTCTTGAAAATGCCTTTACCCTAGCGGACATGGTGGCGTGGCAGGAGCGGTGGCAACGCTATTGGCGTAATTTAACCGGAGATTCCCCGCCAGCGGCGGCGTATATCTGTGAGCTAAAGATGGATGGGGTTGCCCTTGCCTTGACCTATGAGAACGGTCTGCTGGTGCGAGGGGCAACCCGTGGGGATGGCACCCGCGGCGAAGAGATTACCAGTAATGTGCGAACAATCCGTGCGATTCCGCTGCGCCTCAACCTTGAGACCCCACCGGCCATCCTTGAAGTCCGGGGAGAAGCGTTTTTAGGCCTTGACAGATTTCATCAACTCAATCAAGAGCGGCAAGCCCAAGGAGAACCGCCCTTTGCTAACCCCCGTAATGCGGCGGCTGGCACCCTACGCCAATTAGAGCCACGGGTAGTCGCGCAACGGCAGCTCGATTTTTTTGCCTATGCCCTGCATCTGCCCGATGGCGGGGTTGTGCCCCTAGACCCGCAGCGCCAGACCTACGGCCAACCCCAATCTCAACGCCATGTCTTAACAGCGTTACAACAACTGGGGTTTCGGGTTAATCCTGAGTATGCTGAGTGCCCTACCCTAGAAGCAGTGCAAGCCTACTACAACCATTGGCAAACCGCTCGCCATGACTTGCCCTACCTCACCGATGGCATTGTTGTGAAGCTCAACGACCTGAGCCTACAGCGGCAGTTGGGCTTTACTCAAAAATTCCCCCGGGGCTGCATTGCTTGGAAGTACGAACCGGAACAGGCGATTACCGATGTGGTGGCCATTACGGTGCAGGTGGGACGCACGGGTGCCCTGACTCCTGTGGCTGAACTTGAGCCAGTGCTGCTAGCGGGGACGACGGTTTCGCGGGCAACGCTGCACAATGGCGATCGCATCGCAGAATTAGATTTACACATTGGCGACAAAGTGGTCATCCACAAAGCGGGGGAAATTATTCCAGAAATTGTGCGTGTGTTCCCAGAACTACGGCCTGAGACGGCTGAACCCTTTCAGATGCCTAGCCATTGCCCAGAGTGCCACTCCCCAGTGGTGCGGCCTGCCGATGAAGTGGTGACCCGCTGCGTCAATCCCCAGTGTCCCGCAATTGTGCGGGGGCAGATTCTTCACTGGGCCAGTCGCGATGCCCTAGATATTCAAGGGCTGGGGGAAAAATTGGTACAGCAGTTGGTGGCCAGCCAACGGGTGCGGACTGCCGCTGACCTCTACCGCCTTAGGCTCGAAGACCTCGTTAACCTAGAGCGCATGGCAGCCAAGTCGGCTCAGAAACTTCTGCAGGCGATCGCCCAGTCCAAAACCCAACCGTGGCCGCGGGTGCTCTACGGACTTGGGATTCGCCATGTGGGCAGCGTCAATGCCCAACTGCTAGCAGAGGCATTTCCCGATGTGGATCAACTTGCTTGTGCCCCCCACGAGGCCATCTGCGCCATTCACGGGATTGGCCCAGAAATTGGCCAAGCGGTGTACGATTGGTTTCGCACCCCCGCTCACCAAGCCCTGATTCAAGACCTGAAAACCTTAGGCTTGCAATTGGCACAGCATCCAGCTATCACCCCAGACCAACCACTACGGGGCAAGCGATTTGTGATCACAGGCACACTGCCAACCCTCAGCCGCAACCAGGCCAAACAACTGATCCAAGACCACGGCGGCAAAGTCAGCGAGAGCGTCAGTGCCCAAACGGACTACGTGGTGGTTGGCGAAAACGCAGGCAGTAAACTCCGTCGCGCCGAAGCACTGGGCATTCCCTGCCTCAATGAAACAGAACTTATAGAAATGTGTCATTCAGCAAAAATCCGTGGGAGTACGGAACCACTTGCCCGCAGAATCTTTTAG
- a CDS encoding V4R domain-containing protein, with protein sequence MPTVSAPTYQHQLHQAHPARTNHYSLRDYLQFSSAQGSIRDWYDQRVMLVTEDFVIGLVQGLEEEVGSASALVMYKIGEEWGKRDAVVFRQHFEQDYKRELRKAALTFILEAWWWPFTTQGWGNWDVDLTEQKNGFMFINIFDSVVARTLGDVGKPVCYIYAGLFAGFFTGLIQKPLGCIELQCYAMGETYCKFLVGKQDRIDAAAFWQNEGATARDIEKRLRQGSW encoded by the coding sequence ATGCCGACTGTTTCCGCCCCAACCTACCAACACCAGCTTCATCAAGCCCATCCCGCCCGCACCAACCACTATAGCCTCCGCGACTACTTGCAGTTTAGTAGTGCCCAAGGTAGCATTCGGGATTGGTACGATCAGCGAGTCATGCTGGTCACAGAGGACTTTGTCATTGGGTTGGTGCAGGGCTTAGAGGAAGAAGTCGGCTCTGCCTCCGCCTTGGTGATGTACAAAATAGGTGAAGAATGGGGCAAACGGGATGCCGTTGTATTTAGGCAACACTTTGAGCAGGATTACAAGCGTGAACTGCGCAAGGCTGCCCTCACCTTCATTCTAGAAGCATGGTGGTGGCCGTTTACCACCCAAGGCTGGGGCAACTGGGACGTTGATTTGACCGAGCAAAAAAATGGATTTATGTTCATCAATATTTTTGACTCGGTGGTAGCGCGCACCCTTGGGGATGTGGGTAAGCCAGTGTGCTACATCTATGCCGGATTGTTTGCGGGCTTCTTTACAGGGCTGATTCAAAAGCCCTTGGGCTGCATTGAGCTTCAGTGCTATGCCATGGGGGAGACCTACTGCAAGTTTTTAGTCGGGAAACAGGATCGTATTGATGCGGCGGCCTTTTGGCAAAACGAGGGTGCCACAGCCCGCGATATTGAAAAGCGTTTACGACAGGGGAGTTGGTGA